Genomic DNA from Hordeum vulgare subsp. vulgare chromosome 2H, MorexV3_pseudomolecules_assembly, whole genome shotgun sequence:
TCTTCTTAGACCCCTGGGCAGCTAAGACGGGGCACCGGCACTGCGCACAACCGCACGCCCCGTGGAGCGGTGGCGCCGTATGCCTCTTCCATGTCAAGGTCCTCCGGTGCCATCCCGTTGGGCAGGTTCCAGTCGAAGCCATGCAGCAGCCGCGCCAGTGCCATTTCCACCGCGTGCATTCCCAGCTGCATGGCGGGGCACGACCTCCGCCCCGACCCGAACGGCAGGAGCTGGAAGTGGGCGCCACGGTAGTCCGTCTCTGCCTCGTCCTCGCCCGCGTCGAACCGTGACGGCCTGAACGCCCCGGCGTCCTTCCAGGCCTCGGAGTCACGCCCGATCGCCCACACGTTGATGAGGACGCGGGTATTCTTGGGGATGCGGCAGCCGGCGACGATGCAGTCCTCGGCGGCCTCGTGCTGGAGGAGCGGGCCGGGCGGGTGCACGCGGAGGGTCTCCTTCACCGCGCACCTCAAGTAAGGGAGCTCGCCCAGGTCGTCCGCCGCGACCTGGCGGTGCAGCCCAACCACCACGGCCAGCTCGTTTTGCACCCGCTTCATTTCCTCCGGGTTCCTCAGCAGCTCCGACATTAACCACTCAATTATCATCGCTACTGGTCCTGTCCCACCGATCATCACATCCTGCGCGTACGATCAATTAGAATTAGTAGCACCGTTGTAAtataattaattatttattttttggaGTGGCGCACGCTATATTTTAGCCACCGTTGTACTTTACCATAATGGTGGCCTTGATGTTATCCCTGGTGAGACGAAGGGTCGAGCCATCAGCGCTGGAGTCGGTACTCATCGTGTCCCCGGACCTGGGATTCTCCACGAGGAAGGCCAGCATGCCGTCCACCATGTCGGCGTCCGTGGCATCGACAGGCTTCGGGTGCGCGAGGTGCTCGTCGATGGCACGGTCGATGAACCGGTCCAGCGCAGCCCGTGCCGCCACCATCCTCCTGTCGATCCCCTGCAAATCCAGCCGCGCCACCCACGGCACATAGTCCGCGAGGGTGGAGTTGGACACCGCGAAAAGCTGGGCGAATTCCTGCACTATGGCCACGAACTCGGCGGCGTCGGCACCCTCGTTCCGCATCCCAAGCGCTGCCCGGAGCGTGATGTTCATCGACATGTTGAACACGAGCTCGCCGAGATTGACCACCGAGCCAGTGTACCTGGCAACGTCGCGGATCAGGT
This window encodes:
- the LOC123430591 gene encoding cytochrome P450 84A1-like; translated protein: METWWPQCGLHLALLLTGVILYRAISSWRYGHRPLPLPPGPRALPFLGNIFYTRDMTHRGLARLSARYGGLLHLRVGHLSTVVVSTPEIARLVLQVNDRAFANRPASGPIAYLTYGRADMVFAQYGPFWREMRKLCVHRLFSHRRAASWAAVHDEVDNLIRDVARYTGSVVNLGELVFNMSMNITLRAALGMRNEGADAAEFVAIVQEFAQLFAVSNSTLADYVPWVARLDLQGIDRRMVAARAALDRFIDRAIDEHLAHPKPVDATDADMVDGMLAFLVENPRSGDTMSTDSSADGSTLRLTRDNIKATIMDVMIGGTGPVAMIIEWLMSELLRNPEEMKRVQNELAVVVGLHRQVAADDLGELPYLRCAVKETLRVHPPGPLLQHEAAEDCIVAGCRIPKNTRVLINVWAIGRDSEAWKDAGAFRPSRFDAGEDEAETDYRGAHFQLLPFGSGRRSCPAMQLGMHAVEMALARLLHGFDWNLPNGMAPEDLDMEEAYGATAPRGVRLCAVPVPRLSCPGV